In the Vicinamibacterales bacterium genome, one interval contains:
- a CDS encoding secretin N-terminal domain-containing protein, with protein sequence MVHAPNNPPGRPARAALLLAVVVTLTSCASTGSLNVARGAERTQNYDVAVAEYSKLLRDHPDNREAQLGLERAKLRASQDHFATARRLASTGRLEEAMVEYQLASELNPGNGDIERELQETRTQLRAKVAVREDGKTRLESLIAQSLDAPLPGATLPTGLKLPDSLVFRDAGSRDVYSAIGKFTNLSVLFDPAFRDQPVSIDLRGVSLEEALTSVSTTTRNFWRSTAANTITIVPDTAAKRREYEEEIVRTFYLSNADLKETIDILRIVVDARRLAAMTATNAITIKDTPERITAAGKIIAAIDKARPEVIIDVELLEVNRTHLHEYGLQVASPTSSATGPTGLSGQADVNKDGLSLRSLTSLTSADVLLTNLPSLYYRLLKNDSATRILANPQLRTSEGIPAQARFGERVPVPVTTFAPIAAGGVQTQPITSFNYEPIGVNIDITPRMHHDDAVTLALKVELSSISGSGFGGLPTFGSRSINTVIRLKDGETNMLAGLIRDEERTSLASIPGLGDIPVIGRLFGYNRKETQETDIILTLTPRIVRVLSLTAEDLQPFRMGRDGGAPITDVAPLPIPLPAPARPPGGDEAGATPSLAPAFPTTTGPAVPVKTPAPIKPKG encoded by the coding sequence ATGGTGCACGCTCCCAATAACCCGCCCGGCCGTCCGGCCCGCGCCGCCCTCCTGCTGGCCGTCGTGGTCACGCTGACCTCCTGCGCCAGCACCGGCTCCCTCAACGTCGCCCGCGGCGCGGAACGCACGCAGAACTACGACGTCGCCGTCGCCGAGTACAGCAAGCTGCTCCGCGACCATCCCGACAACCGCGAGGCCCAGCTGGGCCTCGAGCGGGCCAAGCTGCGCGCCTCGCAGGACCACTTCGCCACGGCGCGCCGCCTGGCGTCCACCGGCAGGCTCGAAGAGGCCATGGTCGAGTACCAACTCGCCTCGGAACTGAACCCCGGTAACGGCGACATCGAACGCGAACTGCAGGAGACGCGCACGCAGTTGCGCGCCAAGGTGGCGGTCCGCGAAGACGGCAAGACCCGGCTCGAATCGCTGATCGCCCAGAGCCTCGACGCCCCCCTGCCCGGCGCCACGCTGCCAACCGGCCTCAAGCTTCCAGACAGCCTGGTGTTTCGCGACGCCGGCTCGCGCGACGTCTACTCGGCCATCGGCAAGTTCACGAACCTGAGCGTCCTGTTCGATCCGGCGTTCCGCGATCAGCCGGTGTCGATCGACCTCCGCGGCGTCTCGCTCGAAGAGGCGCTGACCTCGGTGTCGACGACCACCCGCAACTTCTGGCGCTCGACGGCGGCCAACACCATCACGATCGTCCCCGACACGGCGGCGAAGCGCCGCGAGTACGAAGAGGAGATCGTGCGGACGTTCTACCTGAGCAACGCCGACCTCAAGGAGACCATCGACATCCTGCGCATTGTCGTGGACGCCCGCCGGCTGGCGGCGATGACCGCGACCAACGCGATCACGATCAAGGACACGCCCGAGCGCATCACCGCCGCCGGCAAGATCATCGCCGCCATCGACAAGGCGCGCCCGGAAGTCATCATCGACGTCGAACTGCTCGAGGTCAATCGCACCCACCTGCACGAGTACGGCCTGCAGGTGGCGTCGCCGACATCATCAGCGACCGGGCCGACCGGGCTCAGCGGCCAGGCCGACGTCAACAAGGATGGACTGTCGCTTCGCAGTCTCACCAGCCTGACCTCGGCTGACGTGCTGCTCACCAACCTGCCGTCGCTCTACTACCGCCTGCTCAAGAACGACAGTGCGACCCGGATCCTGGCCAATCCTCAGCTCCGCACGTCGGAAGGCATTCCGGCGCAGGCCCGCTTCGGCGAGCGCGTGCCGGTGCCGGTCACGACCTTCGCGCCGATCGCCGCGGGCGGCGTGCAGACGCAACCGATCACGTCCTTCAACTACGAACCGATCGGCGTCAACATCGACATCACGCCCCGCATGCACCATGACGATGCGGTGACGCTGGCGTTGAAGGTGGAGTTGAGCAGCATTTCGGGATCGGGCTTCGGCGGGCTGCCCACCTTCGGCAGCCGCTCGATCAACACCGTGATCCGGCTCAAGGACGGCGAAACCAACATGCTCGCAGGCCTGATCCGCGACGAGGAACGCACGTCGCTCGCGAGCATCCCCGGCCTTGGCGACATCCCGGTGATTGGCCGCCTGTTCGGCTACAACCGCAAGGAAACGCAGGAGACGGACATCATCCTGACGCTGACGCCGCGGATTGTCCGCGTGTTGAGCCTGACCGCGGAGGATCTGCAGCCGTTCCGGATGGGACGTGACGGCGGCGCGCCGATCACCGACGTGGCGCCGCTGCCAATTCCCCTGCCGGCGCCGGCGCGGCCTCCTGGCGGCGACGAGGCGGGCGCGACGCCCTCGCTGGCTCCTGCGTTCCCCACGACGACGGGCCCGGCCGTGCCCGTGAAGACGCCGGCGCCGATCAAGCCCAAGGGCTAG
- a CDS encoding LD-carboxypeptidase: MIKLRQLSPGDRVALVAPASSFAREEVEAGVAELARLGLEAVFDESLFEKDRFVAGSAQVRAKAIAQAWADPAISALIAMRGGYGSAQVLPLLDPALLRKSRKALIGYSDITAILSFYLLNGLTAIHGPMIDRRLSKGPSAYDETSFRRVVMSSEPAGEMRPAALEVLHAGHAVGRLVGGTLTQLVSSLGTPWAFDAPQGCALFLEDIGERPYRIHRMLTQLAQAGLFGRASAVVFGEFPGCDEPGGDPAIRDVLRDFTAGFAGPVLFGFPSGHTAGATWTLPFGVRAQVIGDGSPAVVITEAAVS; the protein is encoded by the coding sequence GTGATCAAGCTTCGCCAGTTGTCCCCGGGCGATCGCGTCGCCCTCGTCGCACCGGCCAGTTCGTTTGCGCGCGAAGAAGTCGAGGCGGGCGTCGCCGAGCTCGCGCGCCTTGGCCTCGAGGCGGTCTTCGACGAGTCGCTGTTCGAGAAGGATCGATTCGTGGCCGGTTCGGCGCAGGTCCGCGCCAAGGCGATCGCGCAGGCGTGGGCCGACCCCGCGATTAGCGCGCTGATCGCGATGCGCGGCGGCTATGGCAGCGCGCAGGTGCTGCCGCTGCTCGATCCCGCGCTGCTGAGAAAATCCCGGAAGGCGCTGATCGGCTACAGCGACATCACCGCGATCCTGTCGTTCTACCTGCTGAACGGACTGACGGCGATTCACGGACCGATGATCGATCGCCGGCTGTCGAAAGGGCCGTCTGCCTACGACGAGACGTCGTTCAGGCGCGTGGTGATGTCGAGCGAGCCGGCAGGGGAGATGCGCCCGGCGGCGCTCGAGGTGCTGCACGCCGGCCACGCGGTGGGCCGGCTGGTCGGCGGCACGCTGACGCAGCTGGTCTCGTCTCTCGGCACACCATGGGCGTTCGACGCGCCGCAGGGGTGCGCGCTGTTCCTCGAAGACATCGGCGAACGGCCATACCGCATTCACCGCATGCTGACGCAGCTCGCGCAGGCGGGCCTGTTCGGGCGGGCGAGCGCGGTGGTGTTCGGGGAGTTCCCCGGATGCGACGAGCCGGGCGGCGACCCGGCCATTCGCGACGTGCTGCGCGACTTCACGGCCGGGTTTGCCGGGCCGGTGCTGTTCGGCTTCCCATCCGGCCACACCGCCGGCGCCACGTGGACGCTGCCGTTCGGCGTGCGCGCGCAGGTGATCGGTGATGGATCACCGGCCGTGGTCATCACAGAAGCGGCGGTGTCCTAG
- a CDS encoding biotin-dependent carboxyltransferase family protein: protein MSLGSLDIIRPGLLTTVQDVGRYGHQALGVPVAGPMDAFSHRLANQLVGNEVDAATLEVTLIGPEMIIGAETTLAIAGAHFEATCDGQPVPMAASFPVRPGQRLKFGRIVQGARAYVGVAGGIQTAAVLGSRATHLVSRMGGVDGRALITGDRVPVLARPSARPSRKAAGLTLPTGGRAQLRVVPGPQDEWFRADALKAVVGVSFRISPRSNRMGYRLEGPALARVRAGELISEPVGMGAIQVPGAGEPILLMADRQTAGGYPKIGHVISADLPLAGQLAPGDFIEFILCSRQEAVTALIARERQLLRYADLKDAS, encoded by the coding sequence ATGAGCCTCGGCTCGCTCGACATCATCAGACCCGGCCTGCTGACCACGGTGCAGGACGTGGGACGGTATGGGCACCAGGCGCTCGGCGTGCCGGTGGCCGGCCCGATGGACGCGTTCTCACATCGGCTCGCCAACCAGTTGGTCGGCAACGAGGTGGATGCGGCGACGCTTGAAGTCACGCTGATCGGCCCGGAGATGATCATCGGCGCGGAGACCACGCTCGCCATTGCCGGCGCCCATTTCGAAGCGACCTGCGATGGCCAGCCCGTGCCGATGGCCGCTTCGTTTCCAGTCCGGCCCGGACAACGCCTGAAGTTCGGGCGCATCGTGCAAGGCGCGCGTGCCTATGTGGGCGTGGCCGGCGGCATCCAGACGGCGGCAGTGCTGGGCAGCCGGGCGACGCATCTGGTGAGCCGCATGGGCGGCGTCGACGGCCGCGCGCTGATCACGGGCGATCGCGTGCCGGTGCTGGCACGGCCTTCGGCCCGTCCGTCGCGGAAGGCGGCAGGCTTGACGCTCCCCACGGGCGGCCGCGCGCAGTTGCGCGTCGTGCCGGGACCGCAGGACGAGTGGTTCCGCGCCGATGCGTTGAAGGCGGTGGTCGGCGTGAGTTTCCGGATCTCCCCACGGTCCAATCGCATGGGCTATCGCCTGGAGGGGCCGGCGTTGGCTCGCGTCCGCGCCGGCGAGCTGATCTCGGAGCCGGTCGGGATGGGCGCGATCCAGGTGCCTGGGGCCGGCGAGCCCATTCTGCTGATGGCCGATCGACAGACGGCCGGCGGATACCCGAAGATTGGTCACGTGATCTCCGCCGACCTGCCGTTGGCCGGGCAGCTCGCACCCGGCGACTTCATCGAGTTCATCCTGTGCTCGCGGCAGGAAGCCGTCACGGCGCTGATCGCGCGAGAACGCCAGTTACTGCGATACGCGGACCTCAAGGACGCCTCATGA
- a CDS encoding ATP-dependent 6-phosphofructokinase, translated as MPLVKKIGVLTGGGDAPGLNAVIRAVVKAAHNTGIEVVGLEDSFDGLLDPSRSRVLTPKDVTGILRLGGTILGTTNHGNPFEYPVDTPEGKVDYSDKVVDTFHKMGLNALVVIGGDGSLSIAHQFYLKGIPVVGVPKTIDNDIVGTTSCFGFDTAVDFAALAIDRLHTTAEAHKRIMVVEVMGRYAGWIALHGGIAGGADVILMPEIPYDLEKVAATIRRRESFGAKFSIVVVAEGAKPVGGTFTVREAARAGYVERLGGVGNTVAAQLEEMTGREARCVVLGHLQRGGGPTAFDRVLATRFGGAAVELLRRGVFGKMVANNPPDIVPIPLADVVGRTKTVPLDYDLLRTARALGVSLGD; from the coding sequence GTGCCCTTAGTCAAGAAAATCGGTGTTCTCACGGGGGGCGGAGACGCCCCTGGCCTCAACGCCGTCATTCGCGCCGTCGTCAAGGCCGCTCATAACACCGGCATCGAGGTCGTGGGCCTCGAAGACAGTTTCGATGGCCTGCTCGATCCCTCGCGGTCGCGCGTGCTCACGCCGAAGGACGTCACCGGCATCCTGCGCCTTGGCGGAACCATTCTCGGTACCACCAATCATGGCAACCCGTTCGAGTATCCGGTGGACACACCGGAGGGCAAGGTGGACTACTCCGACAAGGTGGTGGACACCTTCCACAAGATGGGCCTCAACGCCCTGGTCGTGATTGGCGGTGACGGCTCGCTCAGCATCGCGCACCAGTTCTACCTGAAGGGCATTCCGGTGGTCGGCGTGCCGAAGACGATCGACAACGACATTGTCGGCACGACCAGTTGCTTCGGCTTCGACACGGCCGTGGACTTCGCGGCGCTGGCCATCGATCGGCTCCACACCACCGCCGAAGCGCACAAGCGCATCATGGTCGTGGAAGTGATGGGGCGCTACGCCGGCTGGATCGCGCTGCACGGCGGCATCGCCGGCGGCGCGGACGTGATCCTGATGCCGGAGATTCCCTACGACCTCGAGAAGGTCGCGGCCACCATTCGCCGGCGCGAATCCTTCGGCGCCAAGTTCAGCATCGTGGTGGTGGCGGAAGGCGCCAAGCCGGTCGGCGGCACCTTCACGGTGCGCGAGGCGGCGCGGGCCGGCTACGTGGAGCGGCTCGGCGGTGTCGGCAACACGGTCGCGGCGCAGCTCGAGGAAATGACCGGACGCGAAGCGCGATGCGTGGTGCTCGGCCACCTGCAGCGCGGCGGCGGCCCGACGGCGTTCGACCGCGTGCTGGCGACGCGGTTTGGCGGCGCCGCCGTGGAGCTGCTGAGGCGTGGTGTGTTTGGCAAGATGGTCGCCAACAACCCGCCCGACATCGTGCCGATTCCGCTCGCCGACGTGGTGGGCCGCACCAAGACGGTCCCTCTCGACTACGACTTGCTCAGGACCGCGAGGGCACTGGGCGTCTCCCTCGGCGATTAA
- a CDS encoding outer membrane lipoprotein carrier protein LolA: MRFLLASLALLAGSAALLAQAPQDATALATKVQQRYNGIKDFQGDFVQTYEGGVLRTKTTERGTVAIKRPGRMRFTYTKPERKEFVSDGTRLYTYLVADKQVIVSPAPDSSDGDIPSLFLTGQSDLGRDYVATFTPLPGAAPGLITLKLVPKKPHPDYDSLGIGMDPKTLQIQFLTASDKQGGRSSFAFSNLKENRGLTDKDFEFRIPRGVDVVTNGARSQ; the protein is encoded by the coding sequence GTGAGGTTTCTTCTCGCGTCTCTTGCTCTCCTGGCCGGCTCTGCCGCACTGCTCGCGCAAGCGCCACAGGATGCCACGGCGCTCGCGACAAAGGTGCAACAGCGCTACAATGGCATCAAAGACTTCCAGGGCGACTTCGTTCAAACCTATGAGGGCGGCGTGCTCCGCACCAAGACCACCGAGCGCGGGACCGTGGCCATCAAGCGGCCGGGACGCATGCGATTCACCTACACCAAGCCTGAGCGCAAGGAGTTCGTGTCTGACGGCACGCGGCTGTACACCTACCTGGTGGCCGACAAGCAGGTGATCGTCAGTCCGGCGCCCGATTCGTCGGACGGGGATATTCCCTCCCTCTTCCTCACCGGCCAGTCGGACCTGGGTCGCGACTACGTGGCGACCTTCACGCCGTTGCCTGGCGCTGCACCGGGTTTGATCACGCTCAAGCTGGTGCCGAAGAAGCCGCACCCCGACTACGACTCGCTCGGCATCGGCATGGACCCGAAAACCCTGCAGATCCAGTTCCTGACCGCGTCCGACAAACAGGGCGGCCGCTCCTCGTTTGCCTTCAGCAACCTGAAGGAGAACCGGGGTTTGACCGATAAAGACTTTGAATTTCGCATCCCACGCGGCGTGGATGTGGTGACCAATGGTGCACGCTCCCAATAA
- the pxpB gene encoding 5-oxoprolinase subunit PxpB, producing MKIRECGDSMLLVEFEPVIDPVVNERAIALASRLRQRGGRGIRDVVPGYCTVAVHFDPLQTDLGALERAIADDASGLDATEGVTPRAPIEIPVAYGGEYGPDLEAVAAFAGCSTADVIAWHAARTYRVYMLGFVPGFAYMGRVDSRIAAPRHRVPRERVPAGSVGIAGEQTGVYPVASPGGWQVIGRTPAAMFDANRPQPSLLAAGDLVRFVPQPGGAA from the coding sequence ATGAAGATCCGCGAATGCGGGGACTCGATGCTGCTCGTCGAGTTCGAGCCGGTGATTGATCCGGTGGTGAATGAGCGGGCCATCGCGTTGGCGTCGCGCCTGCGCCAGCGGGGCGGCCGTGGCATCCGCGATGTGGTGCCCGGCTACTGCACGGTGGCGGTGCATTTCGACCCGCTGCAAACCGACCTCGGCGCCCTCGAACGGGCCATCGCCGATGATGCCAGCGGGCTGGACGCGACCGAAGGTGTGACGCCGCGGGCGCCGATCGAGATTCCCGTGGCGTACGGCGGCGAATACGGCCCCGACCTGGAGGCCGTCGCGGCATTTGCCGGGTGTTCAACGGCTGACGTGATCGCGTGGCATGCGGCGCGAACGTATCGCGTCTACATGCTCGGATTCGTTCCCGGGTTCGCCTACATGGGCCGGGTGGATTCGCGCATTGCCGCGCCGCGCCACCGCGTGCCCCGGGAGCGTGTGCCCGCCGGCTCGGTCGGGATCGCCGGCGAACAGACGGGCGTGTACCCGGTCGCGAGCCCCGGGGGATGGCAAGTGATCGGCCGCACGCCGGCGGCGATGTTCGACGCGAACCGCCCGCAGCCGAGCCTGCTGGCGGCGGGCGACCTCGTGCGATTCGTGCCGCAACCGGGCGGCGCCGCATGA
- the mpl gene encoding UDP-N-acetylmuramate:L-alanyl-gamma-D-glutamyl-meso-diaminopimelate ligase: MARIHLIGVCGTAMATLAALLKQAGNDVSGSDEHVYPPMSDFLAAEGITVLEGYRPEHVAGALDLVVVGNAISRGNAELEAVLDRNLRYASLPETIRDHWLWDAQSIVIAGTHGKTTTTSLTGWLLTAAGADPTVLVGGIARNFGKDGASYRIGKGKAFVIEGDEYDSAYFDKTAKFLKYLPDVAVVNNIEFDHADIYADLDEVRLAFKRLVNLVPRRGLTLLGLDSPDAAALAPLARSRVQTFGLAAAADWRAIDIESGADTAFTVLQGSRVHGRFRMAMLGEHNVRNALAAIAVGADLGLDVNALRRGLAAFAGVKRRLEVVGEVRGITVYDDFAHHPTAVEETLKALRRSAAGRRLWAIFEPRSASSCRRVFQDDFARAFAGADEVVLASIFRSSLPAEQRLSEARLVEDLRARNVAARHLPTVDAIVEAVAREARPGDVIVVMSNGGFGGIHGKLVSALK, translated from the coding sequence GTGGCTCGGATTCATCTGATTGGTGTGTGCGGCACGGCCATGGCGACGCTGGCCGCGTTGCTCAAGCAGGCCGGCAACGACGTCAGCGGCTCCGACGAGCACGTCTATCCGCCCATGAGCGACTTCCTGGCGGCCGAGGGCATCACAGTGCTCGAAGGTTACCGCCCCGAGCACGTCGCCGGCGCGTTGGACCTGGTCGTGGTCGGCAACGCCATCTCGAGGGGCAACGCCGAACTCGAAGCCGTGCTCGATCGGAACCTGCGGTACGCCTCGTTGCCCGAGACCATCCGGGATCACTGGCTATGGGACGCCCAGTCGATCGTGATCGCCGGCACCCATGGCAAGACCACCACGACATCGCTGACCGGATGGCTGCTGACCGCCGCCGGCGCCGACCCCACCGTGCTGGTCGGCGGCATCGCGCGGAACTTCGGCAAGGACGGAGCGAGCTATCGCATCGGCAAGGGCAAGGCCTTCGTCATCGAAGGGGATGAATACGACAGCGCCTACTTCGACAAGACCGCCAAGTTCCTGAAGTACCTCCCCGACGTCGCCGTCGTCAACAACATCGAGTTCGATCATGCCGACATCTATGCCGATCTCGATGAGGTCCGGCTGGCGTTCAAGCGGCTGGTGAACCTGGTCCCGCGCCGCGGGCTGACGCTGCTCGGCCTCGACAGCCCGGACGCCGCGGCGCTGGCGCCGCTGGCCAGGAGCCGGGTCCAGACGTTCGGGTTGGCGGCAGCCGCCGATTGGCGGGCGATCGACATCGAGAGCGGCGCCGACACCGCGTTCACCGTGCTGCAGGGGTCGCGCGTTCACGGCCGGTTCCGGATGGCGATGCTGGGCGAGCACAACGTGCGCAACGCGCTCGCCGCGATTGCGGTGGGCGCCGACCTCGGCCTCGACGTCAACGCTCTGCGTCGAGGGCTCGCGGCGTTCGCGGGCGTGAAGCGCCGGCTCGAAGTGGTCGGCGAGGTGCGCGGCATCACCGTCTACGACGACTTCGCGCACCACCCGACGGCGGTTGAGGAAACGCTCAAGGCGCTTCGCCGATCCGCCGCCGGCCGGCGCCTGTGGGCCATCTTCGAGCCCCGGTCGGCATCGTCTTGCCGGCGCGTGTTCCAGGATGACTTCGCGCGGGCGTTCGCTGGAGCGGATGAGGTCGTGCTGGCCTCGATCTTCCGATCGAGCCTGCCCGCCGAGCAGCGGCTGTCGGAGGCGAGGCTGGTGGAGGACCTGCGCGCCCGGAATGTCGCCGCGCGCCACCTGCCGACGGTGGACGCCATCGTCGAGGCGGTCGCGCGGGAAGCCCGCCCGGGTGACGTGATTGTCGTGATGTCGAACGGCGGCTTCGGCGGGATTCACGGCAAGCTTGTGAGCGCGCTGAAATGA
- the murB gene encoding UDP-N-acetylmuramate dehydrogenase, which yields MSALVTAMTSAFGAARVSIDAPLAPLTTFRVGGPADVLFEPVNAEEIVLALKTAKAAGQPVTMLGGGSNVLVSDRGVRGLVIRPRGGSVSKLGNHLVRADAAVTINSLVRWTINRGYAGLEAWAGTPGTVGGAIYGNAHWKQTNIGDLVESVRLVRPDGTLLQVSADRMEFDYDFSRLKHTGEIVLWAAFRVTPGADPAALRLVARESLAFRKRTQPLAAPSAGCIFMNPKPSRDHIPDGIPPSAGALVDRAGLKGAVLGGARVSPIHANFVITDGTATAADIKSLIERCRAAVKERFGVTLRDEIICLGEFS from the coding sequence ATGAGTGCGCTGGTGACGGCCATGACGTCCGCGTTTGGCGCCGCCCGCGTCTCGATCGATGCGCCGCTCGCGCCGCTCACGACCTTCAGGGTCGGCGGTCCGGCCGACGTCCTGTTCGAACCGGTCAACGCCGAGGAAATCGTCCTGGCCCTGAAGACCGCGAAGGCGGCAGGGCAGCCGGTGACAATGCTGGGCGGCGGCTCGAACGTGCTCGTCTCGGATCGCGGCGTGCGCGGACTGGTGATCCGGCCGCGCGGCGGCTCGGTGAGCAAGCTTGGCAACCACCTCGTTCGCGCCGACGCCGCCGTCACCATCAACAGTCTCGTGCGCTGGACCATCAACCGGGGCTACGCCGGCCTCGAGGCCTGGGCCGGCACGCCGGGCACGGTGGGCGGCGCCATCTACGGCAACGCGCACTGGAAACAGACCAACATCGGCGACCTGGTGGAAAGCGTCCGCCTGGTGCGTCCCGACGGCACCCTCCTGCAGGTGTCGGCGGACCGCATGGAGTTCGACTACGACTTCAGCCGTCTGAAGCACACCGGCGAGATCGTGTTGTGGGCGGCGTTTCGGGTGACGCCGGGCGCCGACCCGGCGGCCCTGCGCCTGGTGGCGCGGGAGTCGCTGGCGTTCCGCAAGCGGACCCAGCCGCTGGCGGCGCCGAGCGCCGGCTGCATCTTCATGAATCCTAAGCCGTCGCGCGATCACATCCCGGACGGCATCCCGCCCTCGGCCGGCGCGCTCGTCGACCGGGCCGGCCTGAAGGGCGCGGTGCTGGGCGGTGCCCGCGTTTCGCCGATCCACGCCAACTTCGTGATCACCGACGGCACCGCCACGGCGGCCGACATCAAGTCGCTCATCGAGCGTTGCCGCGCGGCGGTGAAAGAACGCTTCGGCGTCACCTTGCGAGATGAGATCATCTGTCTAGGCGAGTTTTCATAG
- the murA gene encoding UDP-N-acetylglucosamine 1-carboxyvinyltransferase translates to MSTLVIEGGHRIEGRIDVEGNKNAALPLMAACLLTSEWCTLRNMPRIADVEVMARLLLDLGAEVEGIGSTTLRIRCVEVSKDEPDSALVGRLRGSVLLLGPLLARRGRAYVAPPGGDFPARRTIKTHLEALSAMGAHVVPGSGHRLEAPKGLNPASIYLDEASVTGTETALLAAAAAPGVSEIRHAACEPHVVELCEFLRAMGVGVTGEGSHTIRVEGVSRRSGAEKTLYGDYIEAGSWAVTGAITGGHVEIGGTRPVDMEVVASVLAKMNVQCVQDNDVFRVESSRLIGAGRITTGLWPSFPSDLVSLVTVLATQAEGTTLVHDWLYELRLFALEQMSGMGADLFLCDPHRIIVTGPRKLRGKSLDSRDIRSGMALIAAALAADGQSRVEPLETVERGYSRLVERLQKLGASVARV, encoded by the coding sequence ATGTCCACTCTAGTGATTGAAGGCGGCCATCGCATCGAAGGCCGTATCGACGTCGAAGGCAACAAGAACGCGGCCCTGCCGCTGATGGCGGCGTGCCTGTTGACGAGCGAATGGTGCACGTTGCGCAACATGCCGCGCATCGCGGACGTCGAGGTGATGGCGCGGCTCCTGCTCGACCTCGGGGCGGAGGTCGAAGGCATCGGCAGCACGACACTGCGCATCCGCTGCGTCGAGGTGAGCAAGGACGAGCCTGACAGCGCGCTGGTCGGCCGGCTGCGCGGATCCGTGCTCCTGTTGGGCCCGCTGCTGGCCCGGCGCGGCCGCGCCTACGTCGCGCCGCCGGGCGGCGACTTTCCGGCCCGGCGCACCATCAAGACGCATCTCGAAGCCTTGTCGGCCATGGGCGCGCACGTCGTGCCCGGCTCCGGGCACCGGCTCGAGGCGCCCAAGGGCTTGAACCCCGCGTCGATCTACCTGGACGAAGCCTCCGTCACCGGAACCGAAACGGCGCTGCTGGCCGCCGCGGCGGCGCCCGGTGTCTCCGAGATTCGCCATGCGGCCTGCGAGCCGCACGTGGTGGAGCTGTGCGAGTTCCTTCGCGCGATGGGCGTCGGCGTGACGGGCGAGGGCTCGCACACCATCCGCGTCGAGGGCGTCAGCCGGCGATCCGGCGCCGAGAAGACGCTGTACGGCGACTACATCGAGGCGGGCAGTTGGGCCGTGACCGGCGCGATCACGGGCGGCCACGTCGAGATTGGCGGCACGCGGCCCGTGGACATGGAAGTGGTGGCCTCGGTGCTGGCCAAGATGAACGTCCAGTGCGTGCAGGACAACGACGTGTTCCGGGTCGAGTCTTCGCGGCTGATCGGTGCCGGCCGCATCACCACCGGGCTGTGGCCCAGTTTTCCCAGCGATCTCGTCAGCCTCGTCACCGTGCTCGCCACCCAGGCCGAAGGGACCACGCTGGTCCACGATTGGCTCTACGAACTGCGCCTGTTTGCCCTCGAGCAGATGAGCGGCATGGGCGCGGATCTGTTCCTGTGCGACCCGCACCGCATCATCGTCACCGGACCGCGAAAGCTGCGTGGCAAGAGCCTCGACAGCCGCGACATCCGGTCAGGCATGGCGTTGATTGCCGCGGCGCTGGCCGCGGATGGGCAGAGCAGGGTCGAGCCGTTGGAAACGGTGGAACGGGGATACAGCCGGCTGGTGGAGCGGCTGCAGAAGTTGGGCGCGTCGGTCGCGCGCGTCTGA